A section of the Clostridium sp. TW13 genome encodes:
- the ptsP gene encoding phosphoenolpyruvate--protein phosphotransferase, with amino-acid sequence MKKGIAASKGYAIGTVFIQEHEEIVITDKKVEDIAAEKENLKKALEASRVQLEAIKAKAVESMGAEKAEVFEAHITLLDDPEFTGAMELEVDSNSINAMKAVENVTNTFVMIFESMEDAYMRERAADIKDVSKRIIANLAGKGGEGFAITEENTVVVAHDLTPSDTAQLDRSKVVGFITNIGGRTSHAAIMARTLEIPAVLGLGDITKAVKTGDKVIVDGITGDVIINPSAEVLAEYEAKKEKFRAEQEELKKLIDVKTVTKAGKRVEVCGNIGKAADVDQVLANGGDGVGLFRTEFLYMDRDQAPTEDEQYDSYKYVLEKMEGKQVVIRTLDIGGDKTLPYLPLPEEMNPFLGYRAIRLCLDRKEIFKVQLRALLRASVYGNLCVMFPMISGLEEFLQAKEVVEECKAELKAEGKEYSEKIQWGIMVEIPAAAVYADELAKHVDFFSIGTNDLIQYTLAADRMSEKVSYLYNPMHPAVLRLIKMTIDGAHSQGKWVGMCGEMAGDETAIPTLVEYGLDEFSMSATSILNAKKIIMEQ; translated from the coding sequence ATAAAAAAAGGTATTGCAGCATCTAAGGGTTATGCAATTGGAACAGTATTCATACAAGAACACGAAGAAATAGTTATAACAGATAAAAAAGTTGAAGATATAGCAGCAGAAAAAGAAAATTTAAAGAAAGCTTTAGAAGCATCAAGAGTTCAATTAGAAGCTATAAAAGCTAAAGCAGTAGAATCAATGGGAGCAGAAAAGGCAGAAGTTTTTGAAGCCCATATTACACTACTTGATGATCCAGAATTTACTGGAGCTATGGAATTAGAAGTAGATAGCAACTCAATAAATGCTATGAAAGCAGTTGAAAATGTAACAAATACTTTTGTTATGATTTTTGAATCAATGGAAGATGCTTATATGAGAGAAAGAGCAGCTGACATTAAGGATGTTTCAAAGAGAATTATCGCAAACTTAGCTGGAAAAGGCGGAGAAGGTTTTGCAATAACAGAAGAAAATACAGTAGTTGTAGCTCATGATTTAACACCATCAGATACAGCTCAATTAGATAGAAGCAAGGTTGTAGGATTTATAACTAACATAGGTGGAAGAACTTCTCATGCAGCTATCATGGCTAGAACTTTAGAAATTCCAGCTGTACTTGGTTTAGGAGATATAACTAAAGCAGTTAAAACAGGAGATAAGGTTATAGTTGATGGTATAACAGGAGATGTAATCATCAATCCTTCAGCAGAAGTTTTAGCAGAATATGAAGCTAAGAAAGAAAAATTCAGAGCAGAACAAGAAGAATTAAAGAAACTTATAGATGTTAAGACAGTAACTAAGGCTGGTAAGAGAGTTGAAGTTTGTGGAAACATAGGTAAGGCAGCTGACGTAGATCAAGTTCTTGCTAATGGTGGAGACGGAGTTGGTCTATTCAGAACAGAATTCTTATATATGGATAGAGATCAAGCACCTACAGAAGATGAACAATATGATTCATACAAATATGTTCTTGAAAAAATGGAAGGAAAACAAGTTGTTATAAGAACACTTGATATCGGTGGAGATAAGACTCTTCCTTACTTACCATTACCAGAAGAAATGAATCCATTCCTTGGATACAGAGCAATAAGACTTTGCTTAGACAGAAAAGAAATATTCAAGGTTCAATTAAGAGCATTATTAAGAGCTTCTGTATACGGAAACTTATGCGTAATGTTCCCAATGATATCAGGATTAGAAGAATTTTTACAAGCTAAAGAAGTAGTAGAAGAATGTAAAGCTGAATTAAAGGCTGAAGGAAAAGAATACTCAGAAAAAATTCAATGGGGTATCATGGTTGAAATCCCAGCAGCAGCAGTTTACGCTGATGAATTAGCTAAACATGTTGACTTCTTCTCAATAGGAACAAATGACTTAATTCAATATACATTGGCTGCAGACAGAATGAGTGAAAAGGTATCATACCTATACAACCCAATGCACCCAGCAGTATTAAGATTAATTAAGATGACAATAGATGGAGCTCACTCTCAAGGTAAGTGGGTAGGAATGTGTGGAGAAATGGCTGGAGATGAAACAGCTATACCAACACTTGTGGAATATGGTTTAGATGAGTTCTCAATGAGTGCTACATCAATCTTAAATGCTAAGAAAATCATAATGGAACAATAA
- a CDS encoding methyl-accepting chemotaxis protein yields MKLVKNMNLFKNMKLSLKIGVLSLSFLIFLVAVGIGAVSQVSVVNSKLIELNDSRLTPIVKLENLKANIEYIKSQSSSIMNADTDADKKTIQEDLEARATATTKELQQYKGNSEYATLLKNYEAFITAKDSFIKKHGAGTTEERPAAGAQPSGTSSKTMTKVKSDMETYDSARKAVVDSFDVIINKQVANATKTYNESKAVYARTICIIGAVVVVCAVISLVLSVIIIRSVTLPVKRITTKLKEISSNGGDLTQRIGYDSKDEIGQLSNSFDLFVDKLQVIIKDVAESAETIASSSEELSTATGETTKTLEGISSTIVEISSSTSDAAAVSEETNASLAEIAMFSESTSSASKNTTINSKKAKESAQDGAEKISEVVSSITDIASSSKEVSSIIKDLDVSSKKIGDIIKIITSISEQTNLLALNAAIEAARAGEAGKGFSVVAEEIRKLADESSSAASEIAQLVNENQIKSASAVDSVETVEQKVLVGVHKASEVGESINNIIKNIQNIVNDIERIDEANQQQAASTKEMETAIGNIAATSNDIAEGTENMSASIQEQLSTMSEIESTSEQLSEMAQKLKAITSGFRV; encoded by the coding sequence ATGAAATTAGTTAAAAACATGAATTTATTTAAGAACATGAAACTTTCATTAAAGATAGGAGTGCTTTCATTAAGCTTTTTAATTTTTTTAGTGGCAGTAGGTATCGGTGCAGTCAGCCAAGTATCTGTAGTTAATTCTAAGCTTATAGAATTAAATGATTCGAGGCTTACTCCAATTGTAAAACTAGAGAATTTAAAGGCTAATATTGAATATATAAAATCACAATCAAGTTCAATCATGAATGCAGATACTGATGCAGATAAAAAGACCATACAAGAAGATCTTGAGGCTCGTGCAACAGCAACCACAAAAGAATTGCAGCAGTATAAAGGAAATTCGGAATATGCAACATTGCTTAAGAATTATGAAGCTTTTATAACAGCAAAGGATTCATTTATTAAGAAGCATGGTGCTGGAACTACAGAAGAAAGACCAGCTGCTGGGGCACAACCATCAGGAACATCAAGTAAAACAATGACTAAGGTTAAAAGTGATATGGAAACTTATGATTCTGCAAGAAAAGCAGTGGTAGATTCTTTTGATGTAATTATTAACAAGCAAGTTGCTAATGCAACAAAGACATACAATGAGAGTAAGGCAGTTTATGCTAGGACAATATGTATAATCGGTGCTGTAGTTGTTGTGTGTGCAGTTATATCATTAGTTCTATCTGTAATAATAATAAGATCAGTAACTTTACCAGTAAAGAGAATTACAACAAAATTAAAAGAGATATCTAGTAACGGTGGAGATTTAACTCAAAGAATAGGTTATGATAGCAAGGATGAAATAGGTCAATTAAGTAATAGCTTTGATTTATTTGTAGATAAACTTCAAGTAATCATAAAAGATGTTGCTGAATCGGCTGAAACTATAGCTTCTTCAAGTGAAGAATTAAGTACGGCAACAGGAGAAACAACAAAAACACTAGAGGGAATATCAAGTACAATAGTAGAAATATCTTCAAGTACTTCAGATGCTGCTGCAGTTTCAGAAGAAACTAATGCAAGTTTAGCAGAAATAGCAATGTTCTCAGAATCAACTTCAAGTGCTAGTAAAAATACTACAATTAATAGTAAAAAAGCTAAGGAATCAGCACAAGATGGGGCAGAGAAGATATCAGAAGTAGTTTCTTCAATAACAGATATAGCTTCTTCATCAAAAGAAGTTTCATCTATAATCAAAGACCTAGATGTATCATCTAAAAAGATAGGTGATATAATCAAGATAATAACTTCAATATCAGAACAAACAAACTTATTAGCTTTAAATGCTGCTATAGAAGCTGCTCGTGCAGGTGAAGCAGGTAAAGGCTTTAGTGTAGTTGCAGAAGAGATTAGAAAGCTTGCAGATGAAAGTAGCAGTGCAGCTTCAGAAATAGCTCAGCTTGTCAATGAAAATCAGATTAAATCAGCTTCTGCTGTAGACTCAGTAGAAACTGTTGAACAGAAGGTATTAGTTGGAGTACATAAAGCTTCAGAGGTAGGCGAAAGCATAAATAATATCATTAAGAATATACAAAATATCGTAAATGATATTGAGCGTATTGATGAAGCAAATCAACAACAAGCAGCAAGCACAAAGGAAATGGAAACAGCAATAGGTAATATAGCTGCAACTTCAAATGATATAGCAGAGGGTACTGAAAATATGAGTGCAAGCATACAAGAGCAACTTAGCACTATGAGTGAAATTGAAAGTACCTCAGAGCAATTATCTGAGATGGCTCAAAAGCTAAAAGCTATAACTTCTGGTTTTAGAGTATAA
- a CDS encoding Cof-type HAD-IIB family hydrolase: MYKLLAVDMDGTLLNSNRVISEVNKEAIKRAIEKGVNVVITSGRALKGVDAFLKEVNLVGKNQYLIANNGGTIYRTSDFKCIFYKGLSGKDLIKARDLSRKLGLNMIAYTHEGTIAEEENEFTIFEREYVGNPVEIIDFDSDIQAGDEITKILFSQTEEILSKKMSEFPKEFCGEYNLVKTMPTVLEVMDKDCNKGYGVKILADKLGIKKEEIICIGDQANDVEMITYAGLGVAMGNAIQELKDIAQYVTSDNDNDGVAEVIEKFIL, from the coding sequence ATGTACAAGTTGTTAGCAGTTGATATGGATGGGACATTATTAAATAGCAATAGAGTTATTTCAGAGGTAAATAAAGAGGCAATAAAAAGGGCTATAGAAAAGGGTGTTAATGTTGTTATAACATCTGGAAGGGCACTTAAAGGAGTAGATGCTTTTTTAAAAGAAGTTAATTTAGTAGGAAAAAATCAGTACCTTATTGCAAATAATGGAGGAACTATATACAGAACCAGTGACTTTAAATGTATCTTTTATAAAGGATTAAGTGGGAAAGATTTAATAAAAGCACGTGATTTAAGCAGAAAACTTGGACTTAATATGATAGCATACACTCATGAAGGAACTATTGCTGAAGAAGAAAATGAATTTACAATATTCGAAAGAGAATATGTTGGAAATCCTGTTGAAATTATTGATTTTGATTCTGATATTCAGGCAGGGGATGAGATTACAAAGATATTATTTTCACAGACTGAAGAAATACTTTCAAAAAAGATGAGTGAATTTCCAAAAGAATTTTGCGGTGAATATAATTTGGTAAAAACTATGCCAACAGTTTTAGAAGTCATGGATAAAGATTGTAATAAGGGGTATGGTGTAAAAATTTTAGCGGACAAGCTAGGAATAAAAAAAGAAGAGATAATATGTATAGGGGATCAAGCTAATGATGTTGAAATGATAACTTATGCAGGTCTTGGAGTTGCAATGGGAAATGCTATTCAGGAACTTAAGGATATAGCTCAATATGTAACATCAGATAATGATAATGATGGAGTAGCAGAGGTTATTGAAAAATTTATATTGTAG
- a CDS encoding ribonucleotide-diphosphate reductase subunit beta translates to MKVNKKPLFNEFGDTETSKKRVVNGNTTNLNDFNNMKYTWAADWYRQAMNNFWIPEEVNLSQDLKDYPKLNEEERTAYDKILSFLIFLDSIQTANLGNINNYITASEINLCLTIQAFQEAVHSQSYSYMLDSICSPEKRNEILFQWKDDKHLLERNKFIGEQYNKFIDEPNGENLLRAILANYVLEGIYFYSGFMFFYNLERNGKMSGSAQEIRYINRDENTHLWLFRNIIKEIQKEEQQMFTDELKSEFREIIRVGVEHEIAWGHYVIGDKIQGLNKNLIESYIKYLGNMRLKDIGLEPLYEGFDKNPAEWVNIHSDANSVKTDFFEARSTAYAKAAVLVDDL, encoded by the coding sequence ATGAAGGTTAATAAAAAACCCTTGTTTAATGAGTTTGGAGACACGGAGACATCAAAAAAGCGAGTTGTAAATGGAAATACTACAAATTTAAATGATTTTAATAACATGAAATATACATGGGCAGCAGATTGGTATAGGCAGGCTATGAATAACTTTTGGATTCCTGAAGAAGTGAATTTGTCTCAAGATTTAAAAGATTATCCTAAGCTAAATGAAGAAGAAAGAACTGCTTATGATAAGATATTATCATTTTTAATTTTCCTAGATTCAATTCAAACAGCTAATTTAGGAAATATAAATAATTATATAACAGCAAGTGAGATAAACCTATGTTTAACTATTCAGGCTTTTCAAGAAGCAGTACATTCACAAAGTTACAGCTATATGCTTGATTCAATTTGCTCTCCTGAAAAGAGAAATGAAATTTTATTTCAATGGAAAGATGATAAGCACTTGTTAGAAAGAAATAAATTTATAGGTGAGCAATATAATAAGTTTATTGATGAGCCTAATGGTGAAAACTTGCTTAGAGCTATACTGGCAAACTATGTGCTTGAGGGTATTTATTTTTACTCTGGCTTTATGTTTTTCTATAACTTAGAGAGAAATGGCAAGATGTCAGGTTCAGCTCAAGAAATAAGATATATCAATAGGGATGAAAACACTCATTTATGGCTATTTAGAAATATTATTAAAGAGATTCAAAAAGAAGAACAACAGATGTTTACAGATGAACTTAAGAGTGAATTTAGAGAAATTATAAGAGTTGGAGTAGAGCATGAAATTGCTTGGGGACATTATGTAATAGGGGATAAAATACAAGGGCTAAATAAGAACTTAATTGAAAGCTATATCAAATATCTTGGAAATATGAGGCTTAAGGATATTGGGTTAGAACCTCTTTATGAAGGCTTTGATAAGAACCCAGCAGAGTGGGTTAACATTCATTCAGATGCAAACTCAGTAAAAACTGATTTCTTTGAAGCAAGATCAACAGCTTATGCAAAGGCTGCTGTTTTGGTAGATGATTTATAA
- a CDS encoding sigma 54-interacting transcriptional regulator, whose product MLTKEIEILDSNGLHTRVAAMIVNKASQISSKYGAKLYIKKEDFTDWLGISMLALISLKIGTSEKLLLGAKEENENNEMALNELISYIDENINNSPNNSISMNKIDKFIEESKIVTDQIISESPIGIIVIDLYSNIININKYALNILNLKEEETLGKPVNKIVPNSSLPKILDLKCEELGKILYINNKTCTINRSPLFMDNEVIGAMAVFQDVSELVGIKEVNEKFQKILSSSHDLICFVNPDGTINYVNPAYKKQFSINDMLIGKSVYDISPNGLRASALRTKEKVENILHTKDGTDILTTVEPIFIDGVFNGIISTSKPVNEIKELMSKLKKSQEELDFYKDELLKHTSLKGSFKNIISSSKSMADVLFICEKAAKTTSTVLVHGESGTGKELIASAIHNNSSRKDKPFIRVNCAAIPENLLESELFGYEKGAFTGAVKSKPGKFQLADGGTIFLDEIGDMPLAMQAKLLRVLQEKEVDSLGGLKPQKIDIRVIAATNKVLSEMIKEGTFREDLYYRLNVVSINIPPLRDRKEDIPLLVEHFISKINGHLSTSVQGINNDILNQLQAYSWPGNIRELENIIERAINLCEGSTLTFRDFPSYICTALDESITSAPVNLIDLSNGDLLTFEEYEKQIIQLAMKKYKSYNKAGKVLGLTHRTISLKCQKYGIEKDL is encoded by the coding sequence ATGCTTACAAAAGAAATTGAAATTTTAGACTCTAATGGTTTGCACACTCGTGTAGCTGCCATGATTGTAAATAAGGCATCACAAATATCTAGTAAATATGGAGCTAAATTATACATAAAAAAAGAAGACTTTACTGATTGGCTCGGTATAAGTATGCTAGCTCTAATTTCATTGAAGATTGGAACTTCTGAAAAACTTCTACTAGGTGCAAAAGAAGAAAATGAAAATAACGAAATGGCTTTAAATGAGCTTATTTCTTACATTGATGAGAATATTAATAATAGCCCAAATAATTCTATCAGTATGAATAAGATTGATAAATTTATAGAAGAAAGTAAAATCGTTACTGACCAAATAATAAGTGAATCACCAATAGGCATTATAGTTATCGATTTATATTCAAATATTATAAATATAAATAAGTATGCTTTGAATATTTTAAATCTTAAAGAAGAAGAAACTTTAGGAAAACCTGTTAATAAAATAGTTCCTAACAGCTCCCTTCCTAAAATTCTGGACTTGAAATGTGAAGAACTAGGAAAAATTCTTTATATAAACAACAAAACTTGTACAATTAATAGAAGTCCTTTATTTATGGACAACGAAGTTATTGGAGCCATGGCTGTATTTCAAGATGTATCTGAATTGGTAGGAATAAAAGAAGTTAATGAAAAATTTCAAAAAATATTATCGTCTTCCCATGACTTAATATGCTTTGTAAATCCTGATGGAACAATTAACTATGTTAATCCTGCATATAAAAAGCAATTTTCTATTAATGATATGCTTATTGGTAAATCTGTGTATGATATCTCCCCCAATGGACTTAGAGCTTCAGCTCTGCGAACAAAGGAAAAAGTTGAAAATATTCTTCACACTAAAGATGGAACTGATATTTTAACCACTGTTGAACCAATTTTCATAGATGGAGTATTTAACGGAATTATTTCTACATCCAAACCTGTTAATGAAATAAAAGAACTTATGAGCAAACTTAAAAAATCTCAAGAGGAGCTCGATTTCTACAAAGATGAACTTTTAAAACATACATCTTTAAAGGGTTCATTCAAAAATATTATATCTTCCAGTAAATCCATGGCAGATGTACTATTCATTTGTGAAAAAGCTGCTAAAACCACCTCAACTGTACTGGTTCACGGTGAAAGTGGGACAGGTAAAGAACTCATTGCCAGTGCAATTCATAACAATAGCTCTAGAAAAGACAAACCGTTTATAAGAGTAAACTGCGCTGCCATTCCAGAAAATCTGTTAGAAAGTGAACTCTTTGGATATGAAAAAGGAGCTTTTACTGGAGCAGTAAAAAGTAAACCAGGTAAGTTTCAACTTGCTGACGGAGGTACAATCTTCTTAGATGAAATTGGGGATATGCCTCTTGCCATGCAGGCAAAACTTCTAAGAGTTCTACAAGAAAAAGAAGTAGATAGCCTAGGCGGCTTAAAACCTCAAAAAATAGATATAAGAGTTATTGCTGCAACAAATAAAGTATTATCAGAAATGATAAAAGAGGGCACTTTTAGAGAAGACTTGTACTACAGATTAAATGTTGTTTCAATTAACATTCCTCCATTAAGAGACAGGAAAGAAGATATCCCTTTATTAGTTGAACATTTTATAAGTAAAATAAATGGACATCTTTCAACTTCTGTGCAAGGAATAAATAATGATATTCTAAATCAGCTCCAAGCTTATTCTTGGCCAGGCAATATAAGAGAACTTGAAAATATAATTGAGAGGGCCATAAATTTATGTGAAGGAAGTACCTTAACATTTAGAGATTTTCCTTCATATATTTGCACCGCTTTAGATGAATCCATAACTTCTGCTCCTGTTAACCTAATAGATCTATCTAATGGAGATTTACTAACATTTGAAGAATATGAGAAACAAATTATTCAGTTAGCAATGAAAAAATATAAAAGTTATAATAAGGCTGGAAAAGTACTTGGCTTAACTCATAGAACAATATCTTTAAAGTGCCAAAAATATGGTATAGAAAAAGATTTGTAA
- a CDS encoding Cof-type HAD-IIB family hydrolase produces MIKLIASDMDGTLLNNKHVISKENIEAIRKAEAAGVTFVIATGRKYDDVQPLIKAWDLQCQCILMNGAEYRDEKGNILEQINVDKNKAKQIINMMQQAGIAVEIYTNKGSFTTETKEKALEGATYRIMSFEPGISFEEATKQAKELPYFNRLQYITDIDDFLKSEVEIGKILAFHQDVELVTKLRNNLKTIDGLAVASTFATNIEVNNVKAQKGIILSEVVEKMGIKKEEVIVFGDSFNDYSLFTEFPVSFAMGNAMPEIKEIAKYITDTNDNAGVAKGIYKALEF; encoded by the coding sequence ATGATAAAACTTATTGCATCAGATATGGATGGAACACTACTTAACAATAAACATGTAATATCAAAAGAAAACATAGAGGCTATAAGAAAAGCAGAGGCAGCAGGGGTAACCTTCGTTATAGCCACAGGAAGAAAATATGATGATGTGCAACCGCTAATTAAAGCTTGGGATTTACAGTGCCAATGTATACTTATGAATGGTGCTGAATATCGTGATGAAAAAGGAAACATATTAGAGCAAATTAATGTAGATAAAAATAAGGCAAAACAAATTATAAATATGATGCAGCAGGCTGGTATAGCTGTTGAAATATATACTAATAAGGGCTCATTTACTACAGAAACAAAAGAAAAAGCTTTAGAAGGAGCTACATACAGAATCATGTCTTTTGAACCAGGTATTTCTTTTGAGGAAGCTACGAAGCAAGCAAAAGAACTTCCTTACTTTAACAGACTTCAATATATTACTGATATAGATGATTTCCTTAAGTCAGAAGTAGAGATAGGAAAGATTTTAGCATTTCATCAAGATGTAGAGTTAGTTACTAAACTTAGAAATAATTTAAAGACTATAGATGGTTTAGCAGTAGCGTCTACCTTTGCAACTAACATTGAAGTAAACAATGTAAAAGCACAAAAGGGGATAATTTTATCCGAAGTTGTGGAGAAAATGGGGATAAAAAAAGAGGAAGTTATTGTTTTTGGGGATAGTTTTAATGATTATTCACTATTTACAGAATTCCCTGTATCTTTTGCCATGGGTAATGCTATGCCAGAAATTAAAGAAATAGCAAAATACATAACTGATACAAATGATAATGCAGGTGTTGCAAAAGGAATTTATAAAGCTCTAGAATTTTAG
- a CDS encoding DeoR/GlpR family DNA-binding transcription regulator has translation MFTEERLEQILHMLNKNGRVKVKELSEHFNVSEGMIRKDLQRLEGDGVLKRTYGGAILNRTLSKNSSITTRMSEHLDSKDLISKKAFDLIIDGDVIFLETSSINFLLAKLIANSNKHITLITNMAIIPPLFSDNETAELICIGGIYNKKHGGVFGSEVIKNISKYMFSKCFLGSCSVNLTANCVGTMELEDGNLKETIIANSKEVYLLVENEKFTLDSTYRFATLQEFDAIVSDSEISDEIKHELKRLDVKLI, from the coding sequence ATGTTTACTGAAGAAAGATTAGAACAAATTCTACATATGCTTAACAAAAATGGCAGAGTGAAAGTAAAAGAACTAAGCGAACACTTTAATGTTTCAGAAGGTATGATTAGAAAAGATTTGCAAAGATTAGAAGGCGATGGAGTTCTCAAAAGGACTTATGGGGGTGCCATTCTAAATAGAACCCTTTCTAAAAACAGTTCTATAACTACTAGAATGAGTGAGCACTTAGATAGTAAGGATTTAATCTCTAAAAAAGCTTTTGACCTTATAATAGATGGAGATGTGATTTTTTTAGAAACTTCAAGTATAAACTTTCTATTAGCTAAATTAATAGCTAATAGCAATAAACACATAACCCTAATTACTAACATGGCAATAATCCCCCCCCTATTTAGTGACAATGAAACTGCTGAGTTAATATGCATTGGTGGTATATATAATAAAAAACATGGTGGAGTTTTTGGCTCAGAAGTAATTAAGAATATCTCTAAATATATGTTTAGCAAATGTTTTCTAGGAAGCTGCAGTGTAAATTTAACTGCAAATTGTGTAGGTACTATGGAGTTAGAAGACGGCAATCTAAAGGAAACTATAATTGCTAATAGCAAAGAGGTGTATTTACTTGTTGAAAATGAAAAATTCACTCTAGACAGCACTTATAGATTTGCAACCCTACAAGAATTTGATGCTATAGTAAGTGACTCAGAAATTTCAGATGAAATTAAACATGAGTTAAAAAGATTAGATGTTAAACTGATATAA